In a genomic window of Capsicum annuum cultivar UCD-10X-F1 unplaced genomic scaffold, UCD10Xv1.1 ctg77569, whole genome shotgun sequence:
- the LOC124894809 gene encoding uncharacterized protein LOC124894809, whose protein sequence is AAEMGRDPTPSELHLHVHTHGHYGKSFVDERSPNRPSAGGGKKRRVFGLGSEAKGYYGQTLCISCGKTLSSSSHESIPAADSDLDEFVKLLIPALKNQFFPIVIEKVQKLVSSRSVVTPPATLLDDLDSLNDD, encoded by the exons GCTGCTGAAATGGGTCGAGATCCGACACCAAGTGAGTTACATTTGCATGTTCACACACATGGTCATTATGGAAAATCTTTCGTTGATGAACGTTCCCCGAATCGTCCAT CTGCCGGAGGAGGAAAAAAGCGAAGAGTATTTGGTCTTGGATCTGAAGCCAAAGGCTACTACGGCCAAACTCTGTGTATTTCTTGTGGAAAGACTTTATCTTCATCTTCACATGAATCGATACCAGCTGCAGATTCGGATTTGGATGAGTTTGTGAAGCTATTGATTCCCGcacttaaaaatcaattttttcctATTGTCATTGAGAAGGTACAGAAGTTGGTTTCTTCACGATCAGTTGTCACACCTCCGGCTACTCTTTTGGACGATCTTGATTCCTTAAATGATGATTGA